A window of the Branchiibius hedensis genome harbors these coding sequences:
- a CDS encoding DEAD/DEAH box helicase, producing the protein MAGFASTLRAAKWLTRLTPEDVRRSVHPFAYERGVGYADSERVIALYGEPTRLTALVAGSEATPYAVIVDVRDVGRGRVSWTSRCSCPLETDCKHVVAALLTAIEVIAPEAAPPPAPDAWRGRVETWVREAASQAEDKVALGLRFAVTSGPRAGGELMVLLTPTRMGKTGRWHKEVRWSDIEYDASRVYNATQVRALVELRNRFRNSNASRYVYGDTMMLQFADAPVWRALQAVVDAGVALVPGYQQDFPIRFELREREPRVQVQRDPDGGIELHAQLDAIAGGRFIGQPMHAVLAYDDDQGLQILGFGAPVSPIVDALIRDGSLRVPAGDADEFLHVYYPRLAPRIETAEPIEGEIEQPEPLRLRLTLSPAPGAADAPPRIGVRAHMFYAGRFAEEVSLEHTSMRRDRPMERDLIQRLIPVLQPLGLLETVGGLGWWPRAEHVLSDEAALSLIADLEDLRAHEDLLLELSGELPVFEEAGADPLIEIATHQDPDDPDWLNLMVTITIDGESVPIGPLIKALAQDKDVLVLPSGTWFTLDKPDLLRLRDLLAEAREIADRPSGVAINRYQVGLWEELEQLGVVDEQAFAWQATVAALRSRGVDLEATLPDGLKAELRPYQHAGYAWLHTLWTAGLGGVLADDMGLGKTLQTIALLEYARAAGDLDDKPILVVAPSSVVGTWVSEAAKFAPDLRVVPVVQTSARRGGQALGDQISGAHVVVTSYAVLRLDAEAFHTLSWRGLVLDEAQNVKNHQSKTFHAAKRVGAPFTLAITGTPLENSLMDLWAMFALAAPGLYPRPEQFMAIYRKPIESGEKPERLDQLRRRIRPLMLRRTKSEVATDLPDKQIQVQNITLGTKHSTIYRRHLQRERQRMLGLLEDPEANRIAILAALTRLRQLALDPSLVDQEYAARELPAKLAFLVEQIQEVSAEGHRALVFSQFTRFLGRARDALENAGLSTAYLDGSMTAKARQKEIDGFRAGDQAAFLISLKAGGTGLTLTEADYVFVLDPWWNPAAEAQAIDRAHRIGQDKPVTVYRLVSAETIEEKVLALQERKRDLFTQVVDDGGALSGGLTAQDLRGLFE; encoded by the coding sequence ATGGCCGGATTCGCAAGCACCCTGCGTGCGGCGAAGTGGTTGACCCGGCTGACCCCCGAGGACGTGCGGCGGTCCGTGCACCCCTTTGCCTACGAGCGTGGGGTCGGTTACGCCGACTCCGAACGAGTGATCGCGCTGTACGGCGAGCCGACCCGGTTGACGGCTCTGGTCGCCGGATCTGAGGCCACGCCGTACGCGGTCATCGTGGACGTTCGCGACGTCGGCCGTGGTCGCGTGAGTTGGACGTCGCGGTGTTCGTGTCCGTTGGAGACCGACTGCAAACACGTGGTCGCAGCCCTGCTGACCGCGATCGAGGTCATCGCACCGGAAGCGGCGCCACCACCGGCCCCCGATGCGTGGCGGGGGCGCGTCGAGACCTGGGTGCGTGAGGCTGCTTCCCAGGCCGAGGACAAGGTTGCGCTCGGGCTGCGGTTCGCGGTGACGTCCGGCCCGCGGGCGGGCGGTGAACTGATGGTCCTGCTGACGCCGACCCGGATGGGCAAGACCGGTCGGTGGCACAAGGAGGTCCGCTGGTCCGATATCGAGTACGACGCGTCGCGGGTCTACAACGCGACGCAAGTCCGGGCGCTGGTGGAGTTACGCAATCGCTTCCGCAACAGCAACGCATCGCGGTACGTCTATGGCGACACGATGATGCTGCAGTTCGCGGACGCCCCGGTGTGGCGCGCGTTGCAGGCGGTCGTCGACGCCGGGGTGGCGTTGGTGCCGGGATACCAGCAGGACTTCCCGATCCGGTTCGAACTGCGCGAGCGCGAGCCGCGGGTGCAGGTGCAGCGCGACCCCGACGGTGGCATCGAGTTACACGCGCAGCTCGATGCGATCGCCGGCGGCCGGTTCATCGGTCAACCGATGCATGCGGTCCTCGCCTATGACGACGACCAGGGCCTGCAGATCCTCGGCTTCGGGGCACCGGTCAGTCCGATCGTGGACGCCCTGATCCGCGACGGGTCGCTGCGGGTGCCGGCAGGCGATGCCGACGAATTCCTGCACGTCTACTACCCGCGGCTGGCTCCGCGCATCGAAACCGCCGAGCCGATCGAGGGCGAGATCGAGCAACCCGAGCCGCTGCGGTTGCGTCTCACGCTCAGTCCCGCGCCGGGTGCGGCCGACGCTCCGCCCCGGATCGGCGTCCGAGCGCACATGTTCTACGCCGGGCGGTTCGCTGAGGAGGTGAGTCTGGAGCACACCTCGATGCGGCGGGACCGGCCGATGGAGCGGGACCTGATCCAGCGGCTGATCCCCGTGTTGCAGCCACTGGGTCTGCTGGAGACGGTGGGCGGTCTGGGCTGGTGGCCGCGCGCCGAGCATGTGCTGTCCGATGAGGCGGCACTGTCCTTGATCGCTGATCTGGAGGACCTGCGCGCCCACGAGGATCTGCTGCTGGAGTTGTCCGGTGAGTTGCCGGTCTTCGAAGAGGCCGGTGCCGATCCACTGATCGAGATCGCCACCCACCAGGACCCCGACGACCCGGACTGGCTCAACCTCATGGTGACCATCACCATCGACGGGGAGTCGGTGCCGATCGGTCCGCTGATCAAGGCGCTCGCCCAGGACAAGGACGTTCTGGTCCTACCGTCGGGCACCTGGTTCACCCTCGACAAACCGGATCTGCTGCGGCTGCGGGACCTGCTGGCCGAGGCGCGCGAGATCGCCGACCGACCCAGCGGCGTCGCGATCAACCGCTATCAGGTGGGGTTGTGGGAGGAGTTGGAGCAACTGGGTGTGGTCGACGAGCAGGCGTTCGCCTGGCAGGCCACCGTTGCGGCGCTGCGCTCGCGCGGCGTCGACCTCGAGGCCACACTGCCGGACGGGCTGAAGGCCGAACTGCGGCCCTATCAACACGCCGGCTACGCCTGGTTGCACACGTTGTGGACGGCCGGTTTGGGCGGGGTGCTGGCCGATGACATGGGTCTTGGTAAAACCCTGCAAACCATCGCGTTGCTCGAATACGCCCGCGCTGCAGGGGATCTCGATGACAAACCCATCCTCGTGGTCGCGCCCAGTTCGGTCGTCGGCACGTGGGTCTCCGAAGCTGCGAAGTTCGCACCGGATCTGCGCGTCGTGCCCGTGGTGCAGACCAGTGCGCGACGCGGCGGCCAGGCCCTGGGTGATCAGATCAGCGGCGCGCACGTCGTGGTGACCTCGTACGCCGTGCTGCGACTGGACGCCGAGGCCTTCCACACCCTGTCGTGGCGGGGACTGGTCCTCGATGAGGCGCAGAACGTCAAGAACCACCAGAGCAAGACGTTCCACGCGGCCAAGCGGGTCGGCGCCCCGTTCACCCTGGCGATCACCGGCACCCCGTTGGAGAACTCACTGATGGATCTGTGGGCGATGTTCGCGCTCGCCGCGCCCGGGCTCTACCCACGGCCGGAGCAGTTCATGGCGATCTATCGCAAGCCGATCGAAAGCGGGGAGAAACCGGAGCGCCTGGACCAGTTGCGTCGCCGGATCCGGCCGCTGATGTTGCGGCGAACGAAGTCCGAAGTGGCAACTGACCTGCCGGACAAGCAAATTCAGGTGCAAAACATCACGCTCGGGACGAAGCACAGCACCATCTACCGGCGGCACCTGCAGCGGGAGCGCCAGCGCATGCTCGGCCTGCTGGAGGACCCCGAGGCCAACCGGATCGCCATCCTCGCCGCGTTGACGAGACTTCGGCAGCTGGCCCTGGATCCGAGTCTGGTGGATCAGGAGTACGCCGCCCGCGAGTTGCCGGCCAAGCTCGCCTTTCTCGTCGAGCAGATCCAGGAGGTCTCTGCCGAGGGCCACCGGGCATTGGTGTTCAGTCAGTTCACCCGCTTCCTCGGTCGCGCGCGAGACGCGCTGGAGAACGCCGGTCTGAGCACGGCGTACCTCGATGGGTCGATGACCGCCAAAGCCCGCCAGAAGGAGATCGACGGTTTCCGCGCCGGCGATCAGGCGGCGTTCCTGATCTCGCTGAAAGCCGGCGGCACCGGCCTGACCCTGACGGAGGCCGACTACGTCTTCGTGCTCGATCCGTGGTGGAACCCGGCCGCCGAGGCGCAGGCGATCGACCGGGCGCACCGCATCGGGCAGGACAAGCCCGTCACCGTCTACCGGTTGGTCTCCGCGGAGACCATCGAGGAAAAGGTGCTCGCCCTGCAAGAACGCAAACGCGATCTCTTCACGCAGGTGGTCGACGACGGCGGTGCGCTCAGCGGTGGACTGACTGCGCAGGACCTGCGCGGCTTGTTCGAGTAG
- a CDS encoding NAD(+) synthase, whose translation MDFYNSYAHGFARVAACATPTAIADPATNAATVIAQAQECHEKHVAVAIFPELTLSGYAIDDLLLQDPLLDAVEAALADIVAASNDLLPLLVIGAPLRHGNRLYNCAVVVHRGHILGVAPKSYLPNYREFYEKRHFAAGDLITGQTLTFGAGAPDRRTSIAGLQVPFGTDLLFSASDLPGLVLHVEVCEDMWVPVPPSSVAALAGATVMANISGSPITVGRADDRHLLSQAQSARCLSAYLYAAAGQGESTTDLSWDGMTMVYECGGLLGQTERFPEGPVATIVDIDLDRIRQDRLRDGSIDDNARTYADWSGTFRTIDFEVAPPAGDLGLLRQIDRFPFVPDDPARMAQDCYEAYNIQVSGLMQRLRAIGQPKVVIGVSGGLDSTHALIVAARAMDKLGRPRSDILAFTMPGFATGSTSKGFAHALGEGLGVTFEELDIKPAARQMLTDMGHPFAGGEPVYDVTFENVQAGLRTDFLFRIANQRGGIVLGTGDLSELALGWCTYGVGDQMSHYTVNSGIPKTLIQHLIRWVVTEKFFDEAVGQTLAGIVNAEISPELVPAGEDEKPQSTEDAIGPYALQDFNLYHVLRYGFRPSKIAFLAWHAWHDPALGDWPEGMPTDRRTGYDLETITHWLEVFIKRFFAFSQFKRSALPNGPKVVHGGSLSPRGDWRAPSDGNAAVWLAELHEAVPR comes from the coding sequence ATGGACTTCTACAACAGTTACGCGCACGGCTTCGCGCGGGTAGCTGCGTGTGCCACCCCCACCGCGATTGCGGACCCTGCCACCAACGCGGCCACGGTGATCGCACAGGCGCAGGAGTGCCACGAGAAGCACGTCGCCGTGGCGATCTTCCCCGAGCTGACCCTCTCCGGCTACGCCATCGACGACCTGTTGCTGCAGGACCCGCTGCTCGACGCGGTCGAGGCAGCCCTGGCTGACATCGTCGCGGCCAGCAACGACCTGCTGCCACTGCTGGTCATCGGCGCCCCGCTGCGGCACGGCAACCGGCTCTACAACTGCGCAGTCGTCGTACACCGCGGCCACATCCTGGGCGTCGCGCCGAAGTCCTACCTGCCCAACTACCGCGAGTTCTACGAGAAGCGACACTTCGCCGCAGGGGACCTGATCACCGGCCAAACCCTCACCTTCGGCGCCGGGGCGCCCGATCGGCGTACGTCGATCGCCGGACTTCAGGTGCCGTTCGGCACCGACCTGCTGTTCAGCGCGAGTGACCTGCCCGGGCTGGTGCTGCACGTCGAGGTGTGTGAGGACATGTGGGTGCCGGTGCCGCCGAGCTCGGTCGCGGCGCTCGCGGGTGCGACGGTCATGGCCAACATCTCCGGGTCGCCGATCACGGTCGGGCGAGCCGACGACCGGCACCTGTTGTCGCAGGCGCAGTCGGCAAGATGTCTGTCGGCATACCTGTATGCCGCTGCGGGACAAGGGGAGTCGACGACAGACTTGTCCTGGGACGGCATGACGATGGTCTACGAATGCGGTGGCCTCCTGGGGCAGACCGAGCGTTTCCCGGAGGGTCCGGTCGCCACGATCGTCGACATCGACCTGGACCGGATCCGCCAGGACCGGTTGCGCGATGGCTCGATCGACGACAACGCGCGGACATACGCCGATTGGTCCGGGACGTTCCGCACCATCGACTTCGAGGTCGCGCCGCCCGCCGGCGACCTGGGCCTGCTGCGGCAGATCGACCGCTTCCCGTTCGTGCCGGACGACCCGGCCCGGATGGCCCAGGACTGTTACGAGGCCTACAACATCCAGGTCTCCGGCCTGATGCAGCGGTTGCGGGCGATCGGTCAGCCGAAGGTGGTCATCGGGGTGTCCGGTGGTCTGGACTCCACGCACGCACTGATCGTCGCCGCACGGGCGATGGACAAACTGGGCCGGCCGCGCTCGGACATCCTGGCCTTCACGATGCCCGGCTTCGCGACCGGATCGACCTCCAAGGGGTTCGCGCACGCGCTCGGCGAAGGATTGGGGGTCACCTTCGAGGAGTTGGACATCAAACCCGCGGCGCGGCAGATGCTCACCGACATGGGGCACCCGTTCGCTGGGGGTGAGCCCGTCTACGACGTGACCTTCGAGAACGTGCAGGCCGGTCTGCGCACCGATTTCCTCTTCCGGATCGCCAATCAGCGCGGCGGCATCGTCCTGGGCACCGGCGATCTGTCCGAACTCGCGCTCGGCTGGTGCACCTACGGTGTGGGCGACCAGATGTCGCACTACACGGTCAACTCCGGCATCCCCAAGACCCTGATCCAGCACCTGATCCGCTGGGTGGTGACCGAGAAGTTCTTCGACGAGGCGGTCGGGCAGACGCTGGCCGGCATCGTCAACGCGGAGATCTCCCCCGAGTTGGTCCCCGCCGGCGAGGACGAGAAACCGCAGTCGACCGAGGATGCCATCGGGCCCTACGCGCTGCAGGATTTCAACCTCTATCACGTGCTCCGGTACGGATTCCGGCCCAGCAAGATCGCCTTCCTAGCGTGGCACGCCTGGCACGACCCGGCCCTGGGTGATTGGCCGGAGGGGATGCCGACCGATCGGCGTACCGGCTATGACCTGGAGACCATCACGCACTGGCTGGAGGTCTTCATCAAACGGTTCTTCGCCTTCAGCCAGTTCAAACGCTCCGCCCTGCCCAACGGGCCCAAGGTGGTGCACGGGGGCTCGCTGTCCCCGCGCGGCGACTGGCGAGCGCCCTCCGACGGCAACGCGGCCGTCTGGCTGGCCGAGCTGCACGAGGCCGTCCCCCGCTAG
- a CDS encoding endonuclease/exonuclease/phosphatase family protein has product MTSPIETQPRRLPEDFDPARPRRTAWVCAILALLFALVVALHGQLPHRGGITNVFGTLLPWLWIPVLVLVVWAAARRSIVAVVAALVAAGTWFAVCAPYLLPARDLASSSNLRVISQNVQAENPDTVATVRNLAAQNADLVALQEFTPTQRTSITDTLSGYRYHYAIQTVGLWSKYPISNTRAMSLGFSWARAFRADVATPSGTVRVYVVHMASVRWNEFADRNLMLANLSAVVRADPSQRIVMMGDFNAASTDPSFQELSAAAPEARGSSFGFGFTWPAGVGLIRLDHVLLRGVQTHEVSVLPANGSDHRAVEAQLRIP; this is encoded by the coding sequence ATGACCAGCCCGATCGAGACCCAGCCCCGGCGGTTGCCGGAGGATTTCGACCCGGCCCGGCCGCGGCGTACCGCGTGGGTGTGCGCGATCCTCGCGCTGCTGTTTGCGCTGGTGGTGGCGTTGCACGGCCAGTTGCCGCACCGCGGTGGCATCACCAACGTCTTCGGGACGCTCCTGCCCTGGCTGTGGATCCCTGTACTGGTGCTGGTGGTCTGGGCGGCCGCCCGGCGCAGCATCGTCGCGGTCGTCGCCGCGCTGGTCGCGGCCGGGACATGGTTCGCGGTGTGCGCGCCGTACCTGCTGCCGGCCCGGGATCTCGCCTCGTCCAGCAACCTGCGCGTGATCAGCCAGAACGTGCAGGCGGAGAACCCGGACACGGTCGCCACGGTGCGAAACCTGGCCGCACAGAACGCCGATCTGGTGGCGCTGCAGGAGTTCACCCCGACGCAGCGGACCTCGATCACCGACACGCTGAGCGGGTACCGCTACCACTACGCGATCCAGACGGTCGGCTTGTGGAGCAAGTACCCGATCAGCAACACCCGGGCGATGAGCCTGGGGTTCTCCTGGGCGCGCGCCTTCCGGGCTGACGTCGCCACGCCGTCGGGGACGGTGCGGGTTTACGTCGTGCACATGGCCTCGGTGCGCTGGAACGAATTCGCCGACCGCAACCTGATGCTGGCGAATCTGAGCGCCGTCGTGCGAGCCGATCCATCCCAGCGGATCGTGATGATGGGCGACTTCAATGCCGCTTCGACGGATCCGTCGTTCCAGGAGTTGTCCGCGGCCGCTCCGGAAGCGCGCGGCTCGTCGTTCGGGTTCGGTTTCACCTGGCCTGCTGGCGTCGGACTGATCCGGTTGGATCACGTCTTGCTGCGTGGCGTCCAGACCCACGAGGTGTCGGTGCTGCCGGCCAACGGCAGTGACCACCGCGCGGTCGAGGCCCAGTTGCGGATACCGTGA
- a CDS encoding phosphoribosyltransferase, producing the protein MSDTSDDRENLTWHLFGQASGELATAIEGSGFVPELVIAVARGGLIPAGAIAYALKVKAAGTLNVEFYTDIEETLPEPVVLEPLLDTGALAGKKLLIVDDVVDSGKTLALVVELLQPHASEIRTAVIYSKPTTIISPDFSWKATDRWINFPWSSGSGLIP; encoded by the coding sequence GTGTCCGACACCTCTGATGACCGCGAGAATCTGACCTGGCACCTGTTCGGGCAAGCGTCCGGGGAGTTGGCTACGGCCATCGAGGGCTCCGGTTTCGTGCCCGAATTGGTCATCGCCGTGGCCCGCGGCGGACTGATCCCGGCCGGAGCGATCGCCTACGCGCTGAAGGTGAAGGCGGCCGGGACGTTGAACGTCGAGTTCTACACCGACATCGAGGAGACCTTGCCCGAGCCGGTCGTGCTGGAACCGCTGCTGGACACCGGTGCTCTGGCCGGCAAGAAGCTGCTGATCGTCGACGACGTCGTCGACTCGGGCAAGACGCTGGCCCTGGTCGTGGAGTTGCTGCAACCGCACGCCAGCGAGATCCGCACTGCGGTGATCTACAGCAAGCCGACCACGATCATTTCGCCGGACTTCTCCTGGAAGGCCACCGACCGGTGGATCAACTTCCCGTGGAGCTCCGGCTCCGGTCTGATCCCCTAG
- a CDS encoding NUDIX domain-containing protein yields MSDAWQQLSTRIVYDNNWIRVVEDEVIRPDGSPGIYGVVELQHPAVSVVAMTDDDDVLLVEMDRYTVGKTLEVVAGGTDGQAPEVAAARELLEETGVVARTWQRVGEFNSLNGVCRAWTTVFLATDLTNPPQEISDHQLGEGISAVLRVPWPAVMRLIGDGTITDSESQSSLMLAAVALGRVG; encoded by the coding sequence ATGAGTGATGCCTGGCAACAGCTGAGCACCCGAATCGTCTACGACAACAACTGGATCCGGGTTGTCGAGGACGAGGTGATCCGACCCGACGGGTCGCCGGGGATCTACGGGGTGGTCGAGTTGCAGCATCCGGCGGTGTCGGTTGTCGCGATGACCGATGACGACGACGTGCTGCTGGTCGAGATGGACCGCTACACGGTGGGTAAGACCTTGGAGGTCGTCGCCGGCGGCACCGACGGGCAGGCTCCGGAGGTCGCGGCGGCCCGGGAACTGCTGGAGGAGACCGGCGTCGTCGCCCGGACGTGGCAACGAGTGGGGGAGTTCAACAGCCTCAACGGGGTCTGCCGCGCGTGGACGACGGTGTTCCTCGCCACGGATCTGACGAATCCGCCGCAGGAGATCTCCGATCACCAACTCGGCGAGGGCATCAGCGCGGTGCTGCGGGTGCCGTGGCCCGCGGTGATGCGCCTGATCGGCGACGGCACGATCACCGATAGCGAGAGTCAGTCGTCACTGATGCTCGCTGCCGTAGCGCTGGGCCGCGTGGGGTAG
- a CDS encoding crotonase/enoyl-CoA hydratase family protein, giving the protein MAEELVTCDIADQIARVHLNRPSKLNSLTLPLLAQLVQTAQRLRADRSVRAVVLAGAGDSFCAGLDFASVGKDPKKLYLGFVPNPIRGTNRFQEACWAWRRLPVPVIAAVEGHCYGGGIQIALAADFRITHPEAKWSVLEGKWGLIPDMTGVRSLSELVGVETAKRLTMTAEVITGARAHELGLAGQVSLSPYDDALALAHQLTERSPDALAAAKRLFDKAGGVSPRRLFAAERREQLPLLLGRNHKAARVAGLKRETPTYADRARR; this is encoded by the coding sequence ATGGCTGAAGAGCTCGTCACGTGCGACATCGCTGATCAGATCGCCCGGGTGCACCTGAACCGTCCGAGCAAGCTCAACTCGCTCACGCTGCCGTTGCTGGCGCAACTGGTGCAGACTGCGCAGCGGCTGCGCGCTGATCGTTCGGTGCGGGCCGTCGTCCTGGCCGGAGCCGGCGACTCCTTCTGCGCCGGACTCGATTTTGCGTCGGTGGGCAAGGACCCCAAGAAGCTGTACCTGGGCTTCGTGCCCAACCCGATCCGCGGCACCAACCGCTTCCAGGAGGCCTGCTGGGCATGGCGCCGGCTGCCAGTGCCGGTGATCGCGGCGGTCGAAGGACACTGCTACGGCGGCGGGATCCAGATCGCGCTGGCCGCGGACTTCCGAATCACCCACCCGGAGGCGAAATGGTCTGTCCTGGAGGGTAAGTGGGGCCTGATCCCGGACATGACCGGGGTGCGCTCACTGTCCGAGCTGGTCGGGGTCGAGACGGCGAAGCGCTTGACGATGACCGCCGAGGTGATCACGGGCGCCCGCGCGCACGAACTCGGGTTGGCCGGCCAGGTCAGCCTCTCGCCGTACGACGATGCGCTGGCCCTGGCGCACCAACTCACCGAACGCTCCCCGGACGCCCTCGCCGCCGCCAAGCGGCTCTTCGACAAGGCTGGTGGGGTATCCCCGCGGCGACTCTTCGCCGCCGAGCGGCGCGAGCAACTGCCGCTTCTGCTCGGACGCAACCACAAGGCTGCCCGGGTGGCCGGCCTCAAACGTGAGACGCCGACGTACGCCGATCGCGCGCGTCGATGA
- a CDS encoding low temperature requirement protein A: MTDHTHAQVHRIRRMSGRDPHEEGRVSSPLELLFDLTFVIAVGVAATYLAEVTAEGHILPALLGFGFATFAITWAWINFTWFASAFDTDDWVYRAMTMVQMVGVVILALGIPAMFQSIEEGHHLDNRVIVAGYVVMRVAMISQWLRVAKQSPEYRATALRYAKGVGLAQIGWVVVAIVELPLVPTLCLTTALTVFEMLVPGWAESTAKPTPWHPHHIAERYSLFAIIALGEGLVGTIASSTGVLGGEHGGHWTWDAVAVVIAGVGLTFGLWWIYFINPFGKVLEHRPQYAWLFGYGHIIVFGSIVAVGAALHLAGLYVEHHTELSATQVITFIAVPIAIYIVSIYVIHLALLPVWSWLYAWMIASALIVLGLAIVLAAAGVSVPVCLLIVMVAPFIQVVGYEWRGHNFQQQALDELSD, encoded by the coding sequence ATGACCGACCACACGCACGCCCAAGTGCACCGGATCCGGCGCATGAGCGGCCGCGACCCCCACGAAGAAGGCCGCGTCTCCAGCCCGCTGGAGTTGCTCTTCGACCTCACCTTCGTGATCGCGGTCGGGGTCGCGGCGACCTACCTGGCCGAGGTCACCGCCGAGGGCCACATCCTGCCCGCGCTGCTCGGCTTCGGTTTCGCGACCTTCGCGATCACCTGGGCCTGGATCAACTTCACCTGGTTCGCGTCAGCGTTCGACACCGACGACTGGGTCTACCGCGCCATGACGATGGTCCAGATGGTGGGTGTCGTCATCCTGGCCCTGGGCATCCCGGCGATGTTCCAGTCGATCGAGGAGGGTCACCACCTCGACAACCGGGTGATCGTCGCGGGGTACGTCGTGATGCGCGTGGCGATGATCTCCCAATGGTTACGGGTGGCCAAGCAATCGCCGGAGTACCGGGCGACGGCGCTGCGCTACGCCAAAGGGGTTGGTCTGGCGCAGATCGGCTGGGTTGTTGTCGCGATCGTCGAACTGCCGCTCGTCCCGACGTTGTGCCTGACGACGGCGCTGACCGTCTTCGAGATGCTGGTCCCCGGCTGGGCGGAATCGACTGCCAAACCCACCCCGTGGCACCCGCACCACATCGCCGAGCGCTACTCGCTGTTCGCGATCATCGCCCTGGGCGAAGGACTGGTCGGCACGATCGCCTCGTCCACGGGCGTCCTGGGCGGTGAGCATGGTGGCCACTGGACCTGGGATGCGGTGGCCGTCGTCATCGCCGGAGTCGGCCTGACCTTCGGACTGTGGTGGATCTACTTCATCAACCCGTTCGGCAAAGTCTTGGAGCACCGGCCGCAGTACGCCTGGCTCTTCGGCTACGGCCACATCATCGTCTTCGGCTCGATCGTCGCCGTGGGTGCCGCACTGCACCTGGCCGGGCTCTACGTCGAGCACCACACCGAGTTGTCGGCGACCCAGGTCATCACCTTCATCGCGGTCCCGATCGCGATCTACATCGTGTCGATCTACGTCATCCACCTGGCCCTGCTGCCGGTGTGGTCCTGGCTCTACGCCTGGATGATCGCCTCGGCGCTGATCGTGTTGGGTCTGGCCATCGTGTTGGCGGCGGCAGGAGTGTCCGTCCCGGTGTGTCTGCTGATCGTGATGGTGGCACCGTTCATCCAGGTCGTGGGCTACGAGTGGCGCGGGCACAACTTCCAGCAGCAGGCCTTGGACGAACTATCGGATTAA
- a CDS encoding aminoacyl-tRNA deacylase, which yields MSDLSRAEQDAVDRGIAIEVIERPPSNSLQEAADAQGISTADIVKTLVLKRHDGDYLLVLVPGDRQIDWAKLRAVVGVNKLRLPDADDALAATGYARGTITPFGAEGNWPVYADSSIVGRRISMGAGAPGRSLWVEADDLVRGFEATVADISKPAA from the coding sequence ATGAGCGATCTCTCCCGAGCTGAACAGGACGCCGTCGATCGCGGTATCGCCATCGAGGTCATCGAGCGACCGCCGTCCAACTCACTGCAGGAGGCGGCCGACGCACAAGGCATCAGCACCGCTGACATCGTGAAAACCCTTGTGCTGAAACGACACGACGGTGACTACCTGCTGGTCCTGGTGCCCGGCGACCGACAGATCGACTGGGCCAAGCTGCGAGCGGTCGTCGGGGTCAACAAGCTTCGACTTCCCGACGCCGACGACGCCCTCGCAGCAACGGGATACGCGCGCGGCACCATCACCCCGTTTGGCGCAGAAGGCAACTGGCCGGTCTATGCCGACTCGAGCATCGTCGGCCGCCGGATCTCGATGGGAGCCGGCGCACCAGGTCGCAGCCTCTGGGTTGAGGCCGACGACCTGGTGCGGGGCTTCGAGGCGACCGTGGCCGACATCAGCAAGCCGGCCGCGTAG